GGGCTTCTAATGCTACTCCGTTAAATCATACGAACGATCGACTGCTGCGGTTCGTACCGAGGGTATGAACCGGACCTACACCCCCGACTTAAACCCCGACGTCCTCGACCGCCTCGCCGCGTATGCCGCCTCCTTCCGCGCCGACTTCAACCGGCCCCGCCAGGCCGCCTGGTGCGGCGTCTACCTCCGCGGCCTGGTCCAGGACGGGGACCGCAAGAGCGTCGAGCCGATGGCCGCCCGCGTCCCCCTGTCGGAGGGGCTCGACGTCGCCGACCCCGACCAGGCCCTGCAGCAGTTCCTCGGCCAGAGCACCTGGGACGAGCAAGCGGTCCTGAGCCGCTACCGGGCCACGATGGCGGCGAAGTTCGCCGACCCGGCCGGCATCTTCGTGATCGATGACACCACCTTCCCCAAGCAGGGCACGCACTCCGTCGGCGTGCAGCGGCAGTACTGCGGCGCCCTGGGCAAGAAGGCCAACTGCCAGTGCGCCGTCAGCGTCCACTACGTCGCCCCGAGGGGGCACTACCCGCTGAACATGCGGCTCTACCTCCCGGAGGGCTGGCTGGCCGACCCGAAGCGACTGGATAAGGCCAAGGTGCCCGAGGCCGAGCGGCGGTCGCTGACCAAGGGTCAGATCGCCCTGGAGTTGCTCGACCGCATCCGCGCCGAAGGGCTGCCGGGCGGGCTCGTCGTGGCCGACAGCGGCTACGGCGTCTCGGGCCCGTTCCGCGACGGCCTGGCCGAGCGGGGCCTGCACTACGTCGTCGGCGTGACCGACGAGATGCTGGTCTTCACCGAGGAGCCGAGGTGGGACGAGCCCAAGGCCGGGACGGGCGGGCGGCCGCAGAAGCGGCGTCGCCTGGCCGAGGGCTCGCCCCGGCCGGTGGGCCTGAAGGAGCTGGCGGCGCGGACGCCGCGCCGGAAGGTGACGTGGCGGGAGGGGACCAAGGGCCCGATGTGGGGCCGATTCGCCTGGCTGCGCGTTTGGCCGGGCCAGGGATGGGCGACAGGCGATTGCGCCGGGGCGGAGCCGATCTGGCTGCTGATCGAGGAGCAGGCCGACGGCAAGCTGAAGTACGCCTTCAGCAACCTCCCGGCCGATACCAGCCGGATCCGCGCGGTGCGCCTGTGGCGGAGTCGCTGGCCGGTGGAGCTCGGGTACCAGCAGATGAAGGAGGAACTGGGGCTGGACCACCACGAGGGCCGCTCGTGGCGGGGCTTCCACCATCACGCCTGCCTGGTGATGTTGGCCTTCGGGTTCCTCACCCTGGAGCGACGCCGAGCCCGTCGGGGGCGATCCCGGCCGGGCAAAAAGGGGGAGGCCGAGCGCCGGTGATCACGGTGCCGGCGATCCGCCGGGCGTTGCAGCGGCTGCTGGCGCCGGTCAGCCGGCCGGACTGCGCGCACTGCCGGCCCTGGCTCACCCGCTCCAAGACCAAGCTAACGGAGTAGTACTAAGACGGGGACAGCAACAGCCCGTTGTACGCGTCGAGTCGCTCCCGATTATCCGAGTCTCGCCAGGGCTTGATGTGCGACGCCCGTAGCAGGACGGGCAGATCGAGACCGGTGACGGCACACCGCCCGCCCCAGACACTCATCAGGCTGTCGCGGAACTGTCCCTGACCAACTCGGCTCAGGACGAGGGCACGCCGCTCGGTCGTATCCGCGACCGCCCTCTCGATCCCCTCCTCGATCGCATCCGTAGCCGACGCGGCATTCGTGTCATCGACGCGATCGAGGAGGAGGCGTCCGGCCCGGGGAGGCAGGCTGAAGAGATAGCCTTGATTGCCCGTGCCGAACCTGTTGAGCGGGGCGTATCGCTCGGGCATGAGCGGCTGCAACTCGGCGACGACCTCCGCGATGGTGGGCGGCTCGGAGAGGTCGCGGTACTCGACATCGACCCGCCTGCCCGCGTCCTCCCACAGCCCCTCGCCCATGCCGCCGGGCCTTGGACTGTCGTAGGCGGCGGTCTTCGCCACGGCCACCGCGACGATCCGCCCGCCGACGTAGGAGAAGATCAGGTCGCCGGGCCGGACCTCGTCCATCGTCGCCCAATGGAAGGGCGTCAGCCCGGCCTCGGTCTGATTCGGTGCCCAGAGGAAGCCGCCGTCTCGTTCGTGCCGGTACGTCTGGTTCTGGCTGACCCACCAGTAGGCCATCGTTGATCCGCTCCCGAAATCCCCCTGCTCCACTTCCCGATTGTCCCGAAGCAGCGTGCAAGGTTCAATGGAGGCGTGGTTCGTATCGTCTGCGAGCGAGGCCCTGGCCGTGAAGACCGAGCCGACGACTTACTGGACGTTCTTCTGCAATCCGCGACGATGGCAAATCGACGATTTTCTTCGAAGTCACCGGGACGAGGACGATTATCGCGTCATCGACTGGCAGGCCACGTGGTTCGCCCCCGGCCAACTCGGGGTCGTCCGCGTGGGCGTCGATACGCGTACGAGGGGCCAGCTTGCGGGGAGGCGGCGGCTGGAACCCGGCATCTACGCGATTGTCCAAGTCGTCGACTCGCCGAAGCTGAGGCCGAATTCGACCGACCCCTATTGGCTTGAGGCACCGCCCGAGGGCGGCGAACACCTGGCCGTCGACATCCGATACATCAAGAATCTGCTCGATCGGCCCTTGCTGCTGGAGTCCCTGAAGTCCGACCTCGCCGTGACTGATCGCTTCCTGCTGGACGGCTTCCAGGGTGCCTCGATGCCCCTGGACCCCGGCACGTTCCACCGGATTCTCGACCTCAGTGGCACCGAGCCGCACGCATTCGACGCCGAGCCGGGCGATTCGCTCGCCGACTTGGAGCGGAGGTACGCCGGGGCCTCGCCCGAGGTCAAAGAGGTGGTCAGCCGCCACATCGAACGCGGGCCGGTGGCGGCGAAGGTCAAGGAGGCGACGGGCTACCGCTGCCAGGTCTGTCTGGCCCTTGGCCAGAATCCCTTCTCGTTCCGCAAGCGGGACGGCGAGCCCTACGTCGAAGCCCACCACGTCACGTTCGTCTCGCGGCTTGAGCCGGGGTCACTCGGGCCGTCCAACATCATCACGGTCTGTGCCGACCACCATCGGCAGTTGCACTACGGAATCGTCGAATTGGCCAAAGACACGGCCGAGGAGTTCGTCTTCGTGATCGACGG
This Tautonia plasticadhaerens DNA region includes the following protein-coding sequences:
- a CDS encoding IS701 family transposase, translated to MNRTYTPDLNPDVLDRLAAYAASFRADFNRPRQAAWCGVYLRGLVQDGDRKSVEPMAARVPLSEGLDVADPDQALQQFLGQSTWDEQAVLSRYRATMAAKFADPAGIFVIDDTTFPKQGTHSVGVQRQYCGALGKKANCQCAVSVHYVAPRGHYPLNMRLYLPEGWLADPKRLDKAKVPEAERRSLTKGQIALELLDRIRAEGLPGGLVVADSGYGVSGPFRDGLAERGLHYVVGVTDEMLVFTEEPRWDEPKAGTGGRPQKRRRLAEGSPRPVGLKELAARTPRRKVTWREGTKGPMWGRFAWLRVWPGQGWATGDCAGAEPIWLLIEEQADGKLKYAFSNLPADTSRIRAVRLWRSRWPVELGYQQMKEELGLDHHEGRSWRGFHHHACLVMLAFGFLTLERRRARRGRSRPGKKGEAERR
- a CDS encoding HNH endonuclease, which codes for MAYWWVSQNQTYRHERDGGFLWAPNQTEAGLTPFHWATMDEVRPGDLIFSYVGGRIVAVAVAKTAAYDSPRPGGMGEGLWEDAGRRVDVEYRDLSEPPTIAEVVAELQPLMPERYAPLNRFGTGNQGYLFSLPPRAGRLLLDRVDDTNAASATDAIEEGIERAVADTTERRALVLSRVGQGQFRDSLMSVWGGRCAVTGLDLPVLLRASHIKPWRDSDNRERLDAYNGLLLSPS